The Phocoena phocoena chromosome 4, mPhoPho1.1, whole genome shotgun sequence genome contains a region encoding:
- the NR1D2 gene encoding nuclear receptor subfamily 1 group D member 2, with amino-acid sequence MSRDAVRFGRIPKREKQRMLIEMQSAMKTMMNSQFSGHLQNDQLVEHHEQTALPAQEQLRPKPQLEQENIKSSSPSSDFAKEEVIGMVTRAHKDTFMYNQEQRENSAETVQPQRERIPKNMEQYNLNHDRCGSGLSSHFPCSESQQHLGGQYKGRNVMHYANGHAICITNGHCVNFSNAYTQRVCDRVSIDGCSQNENENSYLCNTGGRMHLVCPMNKSPYVDPHKSGHEIWEEFSMSFTPAVKEVVEFAKRIPGFRDLSQHDQVNLLKAGTFEVLMVRFASLFDAKERTVTFLSGKKYSVDDLHSMGAGDLLNSMFEFSEKLNALQLSDEEMSLFTAVVLVSADRSGIENVNSVEALQETLIRALRTLIMKNHPNEASIFTKLLLKLPDLRSLNNMHSEELLAFKVHP; translated from the exons ATGTCGAGAGATG CTGTTCGGTTTGGTCGTATTCCTAAGCGTGAAAAACAGAGGATGCTAATTGAGATGCAGAGTGCCATGAAGACCATGATGAACAGCCAGTTCAGTGGTCATCTACAGAACGACCAATTAGTAGAACATCATGAACAGACAGCTTTACCAGCCCAGGAACAGCTGCGACCCAAGCCCCAGCTGGAGCAAGAAAACATCAAAAGCTCTTCTCCCTCTTCGGATTTTGCGAAGGAAGAAGTGATTGGCATGGTAACCAGAGCGCACAAGGATACCTTTATGTATAATCAGGAGCAGCGAGAAAACTCGGCAGAGACCGTGCAGCCGCAGAGAGAACGGATTCCTAAGAACATGGAGCAATATAATTTGAATCATGACCGTTGTGGCAGTGGGCTTAGCAGCCACTTTCCTTGTAGTGAGAGCCAGCAGCACCTCGGTGGACAGTACAAAGGGAGGAACGTAATGCATTACGCCAATGGGCATGCCATTTGTATTACAAATGGACATTGTGTGAACTTCTCCAATGCTTATACTCAGAGAGTATGTGATAGAGTTTCCATAGATGGATGTTCTCAGAATGAGAACGAGAATAGTTACCTGTGCAACACTGGAGGGAGAATGCATCTG GTTTGTCCAATGAATAAGTCTCCGTATGTGGATCCTCATAAATCGGGGCATGAAATCTGGGAAGAATTTTCGATGAGCTTCACCCCAGCAGTGAAGGAAGTGGTGGAGTTTGCAAAGCGTATTCCCGGCTTCAGAGATCTCTCTCAACATGACCAGGTCAACCTTTTAAAGGCTGGGACTTTCGAG gtttTAATGGTACGGTTTGCATCATTATTTGACGCAAAGGAGCGTACTGTCACCTTTTTAAGTGGAAAGAAGTATAGTGTGGATGATTTACACTCAATGGGAGCAGGGGATCTGCTAAACTCTATGTTTGAATTTAGTGAGAAGCTAAATGCCCTCCAACTTAGTGACGAAGAGATGAGTCTGTTTACAGCAGTTGTCCTGGTTTCTGCAG ATCGATCAGGGATAGAAAACGTCAACTCTGTGGAGGCTTTGCAGGAAACGCTCATCCGCGCCCTAAGGACCTTAATAATGAAAAACCATCCAAACGAGGCCTCTATTTTTACAAAACTTCTTCTAAAGTTGCCAGATCTTCGATCTTTAAACAACATGCACTCCGAGGAGCTCTTGGCCTTTAAAGTTCACCCCTAA